Sequence from the Methanobacterium alkalithermotolerans genome:
CCTTAATCATAATATCTGATCTGTTTTTTTCAATTTGTTTCGATTTGTTATAAAAATAAAGGGTCATCATATAAACACAGACCATCACCATGGATCCTAAAATAATTATTGTATCCATAATAATCCTCCAGGAGTAATCCGGAGATAAATAAGATAATTAAAATAAAAAAAAAGAAGAGAATTAGAATGGAACTGGTAATCCCATTTCTTTTCTCTTGTCGATTGTTTTCTGGTTTTTATCCTTCTTCTGAGCAGATAATTTTTCCAGAAGATCCAGACCAGGTTTGACATTGGCCATGTCTTTGGTCTCGAATGCTCCGGCTTCAACTGCTTGTTGGAAGATGGAATTTCCATCATCGGTTCTGGTTATGACTGTGGACCAGCCATCAGGTGAACCTACAGATCCAGTGGATACGTCACCCAGTTCAGCCACATAATCCAGACACACATTACATCCGCTCTGTTCGTAACCATGGGTTTCTTTGAGTGGTATGCTTAAGACGTCATCTTGAGTGTATACCCAGAATTTACCTTTACCGATGTCCATTTTTTCTACCAGTTTGGGGTCAACTCCCATCTTTTCAGATATGAAAGTCTGTAGTGATGCAAATGGGAAGTTTTCCATACAGTAAATACCTACCAGTAATTTTATTTTATCGGCCAGGAATCTGACACCGAAGGGGTAGGACTGCATTTTTCTAATACCCATAGTCTGGCATGGAATAGCCACCGTACCCAATTTTTCAATACCGTACTGTCGAACGGCTTTTTTCAGCATCATCACATTAGGGGAGAAGGTGTACTTGGTACCGGCAGCTGCTATTATTTCATCAGCAGACATGGCTACCATTGGTTCTGGTTTCCAGAAGTCTTCTCCTGGGCCAGCCACTACTGCTCCTTCAATGATTTTTTCTTCCAGGGCAAATGCTAGAAGGCCGGTTACAATTCCTCCATCCTGTGAGACTTTTTGGATTTGTTTATCGGTTGATCTTGCAGAAACTATTTCTTTGTAAGTACCTAAAACCATTTTCTCAACCTCCTATAGTCCTAAGTCCTTTTTGACTTGTTCTTCAGGCCACCAGCTTCGCGGACACTGTACGTAACAGACTCCACATTTAACACAGCGGTCTGTGTTTAATTCTGGTCGGCCCTCGGTCATGTCGAGAGCTCTGGTTTGGCAAGCCATGGCACAGGTTCCACAACCAATACACAGGGCCTGATTCACTACTTTTAGTTGTAGATCGCAACCACATGCTTCAGTCATTCCAGCCAAGTCAATCATGGGCTGTAAGTAGTCCATGTCACCGTTTATTAAAGCTACAACTGTTTTTGCTATAATTTCAGGGGATGGTGGGCATCCAGGTATAGCACAGTCTACTTTAATCAAATCGGCAATAGGCACGAATGATTCATGAGCTGGTTGTGCTTGCTGTCCACCACGGGAGAACCGGGTGAAACATCCGGTAGCAGAGCAGGAACCAAAAGCACATACCATTGCTGCTTTTTCCCTTACTTCCATTAATTCATGCAGGCTGTGTTCGTCCTGCAGACATACAGACCCTTCAACCAGGGCCAAATCCATTTCTGGCATTTCCCATAGATCTACCAGGGTTTGTCCATAAACAATATCCACCATATTGGTGAGTAATTCAGCGAGAATGTCGTAATTTTCACTTAACGACATAACATCTCCAGTACATCCACTTAAATGGATGTAACCAATTCTTGGTTTTGCATTTTCTTCAGCCACTTTTTCAACCTCCTGTTTCGAAGCTCCAGTATCTGCTGATTTAGCAGCGTCTGGTTTGGCTTCTTTATCCGGTTTAGCCTCAAATCCTAAAAACTGCTTAATTCGGGCGATCAAACTCATTGCTAAACCCCAATTTCCTTTAAAATTATTTTAATGGCCTTGGGAATAGCTTTTTCAACTGGGGGCGTGAGGCCCATTTCCACATCAGGTGCAGAGACTTCTTTTGGCTTACATCCAATAACCATGACATCAATTTTTTCATTGAGTTCATGTAATGGCTGGTTTACTGGCCAGGAATGCATGTTTTCATATGATCCTTTAGGAATTTCGTCAACTTCAAATTTTCGTAATTCTCCGGGTTCCGCCTTATACTCTACAACATCCACCACAATCATCTTTTTCCATGATTCATGAGGTAATGAAAATACAAAATGAGGGCCTCCCGTACCAGCATCAATAAACATAACATTATCTGGACGTTCTTCTTCATGTTCCTTGAAGTATTCCTCAAGGGCCTCTATAACTGCTGGGCCAAATCCATCGTCTTTAAATAAGACGTTTCCACAGCCCACAACTAAAATCTCCGCATCGTATGGCATGTTATTCCCTTAAACTAGCTTAGAGTCTGACCATTTCATTTTTAATGACACTGTTATCTTCATCGTCTACTACCAGTACGTGAGTAGCACAGGATAAACATGGGTCATAAGCGCGGATAACGTGAGGTCCGTATTCGTGGTGGAAACCTTCAGTTGCTGGACCCATGGTTGGTATATTCCAGGTGGTAGGTACCAGTGCACTGTAGAACTGGGTCTTACCATTAGCTACCTGAGCCATGTGTACATCCAGTCCTCTTGGTCCTTCAATCGCACCGATTCCAAGTTTATTGGTACCGGTTACATCGAAATCAGCTCGTGCAGGAGCAGAAGTGTCCAGTTCATCCAGTATAGCAATAGCCCGTGATAGAGCAGATTTCATTTCTAATGCTCTGGCAACGTGTTGAGCTACTACACCTGTGTCTTTGAATCCGTGGAATACAGATGCTCTTGCTCTTGGACCTACTTCCACATTTACGCCATCATATAATGGGATGG
This genomic interval carries:
- the frhB gene encoding coenzyme F420 hydrogenase subunit beta, which gives rise to MVLGTYKEIVSARSTDKQIQKVSQDGGIVTGLLAFALEEKIIEGAVVAGPGEDFWKPEPMVAMSADEIIAAAGTKYTFSPNVMMLKKAVRQYGIEKLGTVAIPCQTMGIRKMQSYPFGVRFLADKIKLLVGIYCMENFPFASLQTFISEKMGVDPKLVEKMDIGKGKFWVYTQDDVLSIPLKETHGYEQSGCNVCLDYVAELGDVSTGSVGSPDGWSTVITRTDDGNSIFQQAVEAGAFETKDMANVKPGLDLLEKLSAQKKDKNQKTIDKRKEMGLPVPF
- the frhG gene encoding coenzyme F420 hydrogenase subunit gamma, whose protein sequence is MSLIARIKQFLGFEAKPDKEAKPDAAKSADTGASKQEVEKVAEENAKPRIGYIHLSGCTGDVMSLSENYDILAELLTNMVDIVYGQTLVDLWEMPEMDLALVEGSVCLQDEHSLHELMEVREKAAMVCAFGSCSATGCFTRFSRGGQQAQPAHESFVPIADLIKVDCAIPGCPPSPEIIAKTVVALINGDMDYLQPMIDLAGMTEACGCDLQLKVVNQALCIGCGTCAMACQTRALDMTEGRPELNTDRCVKCGVCYVQCPRSWWPEEQVKKDLGL
- the frhD gene encoding coenzyme F420-reducing hydrogenase, FrhD protein, with translation MPYDAEILVVGCGNVLFKDDGFGPAVIEALEEYFKEHEEERPDNVMFIDAGTGGPHFVFSLPHESWKKMIVVDVVEYKAEPGELRKFEVDEIPKGSYENMHSWPVNQPLHELNEKIDVMVIGCKPKEVSAPDVEMGLTPPVEKAIPKAIKIILKEIGV